From the genome of Labrus bergylta chromosome 12, fLabBer1.1, whole genome shotgun sequence, one region includes:
- the LOC109981566 gene encoding Krueppel-like factor 15 — protein sequence MVDHLSLGEETFLCYAHSPGSDYNSLCRHTNGGVSPGIMVTDAGIYHHHHHHHHHHNPYEGLMLSSSPRLSEDDLSDSSSPRSSLCSSPESSSPTLHHALSSSYESRSSRSSESSSSSGGESQDSLLDLLLSQASLSNNSYSSSSLSLSSATSSSSSSAPLLPMGLAWDSKREQRLSLLQQQSKEDCYEFPVFLDELQDPAALLFQPTLEEIEEFLEENMVVAMEKDEEGSDEAMSQTSEDAEADSSGDFISVPQNSDQTVPVAHSPLSSFTETKHTPSASDMDSSPLTLDVSCTASASSTSNGVDGIKQEDCGSMSASSEGTSAASNVPVILQIQPIQIKQEPNPSAISDSVAQNTEFQPTLAQPDIKIAQLLVNIQGQTFALVPQLLSPTNVASAGKTGITGSSKFVRIAPVPIAAKPIGLGEGGLNGVSSSGVLAGGQRYQKSAVADLIKMHKCSFPGCNKMYTKSSHLKAHLRRHTGEKPFACTWPGCGWRFSRSDELSRHRRSHSGVKPYQCIVCEKKFARSDHLSKHLKVHRFPRSSRTGRSAN from the exons ATGGTGGATCACTTGTCACTTGGTGAGGAGACCTTCCTGTGTTATGCCCACTCACCAGGGTCCGACTACAACTCCCTCTGTCGCCACACCAATGGTGGTGTGTCGCCGGGAATCATGGTGACTGACGCGGGCatctaccaccaccaccaccaccaccaccaccaccacaatcCCTATGAAGGGCTGATGCTGTCCTCTTCCCCTCGCCTCTCTGAGGACGATCTTAGCGACTCCTCCAGCCCTCGGTCGTCCCTCTGCTCCAGCCCCGAGTCATCGTCGCCGACATTACACCATGCTCTCAGCTCCAGCTATGaaagcaggagcagcaggagcagtgaaAGCAGCAGTTCCTCGGGAGGAGAGAGTCAGGACAGTCTGCTTGACCTCCTTCTCTCGCAGGCGTCCCTCAGCAACAACTCctattcttcttcctctctgtccctATCCTCCGCAACCTCGTCGTCCTCCTCATCTGCCCCTCTTCTACCGATGGGGCTGGCGTGGGACTCAAAGAGGGAGCAGCGGCTGAGTCTCCTTCAGCAGCAGTCCAAGGAGGACTGTTACGAGTTCCCTGTGTTCCTGGATGAGCTTCAGGACCCTGCAGCACTTCTGTTCCAGCCAACCCTGGAGGAGATCGAGGAGTTCCTGGAGGAGAACATGGTTGTGGCGATGGAGAAAGACGAGGAGGGGAGTGATGAGGCGATGTCGCAAACATCTGAGGATGCTGAGGCAGATAGTTCTGGAGATTTCATATCGGTGCCTCAGAACTCAGATCAGACTGTGCCTGTGGCTcattctcctctttcctccttcaCAGAGACCAAACATACACCAAGTGCATCCGACATGGACAGCTCACCCTTAACATTGGATGTTAGTTGTACAGCTAGCGCTAGCTCCACAAGTAATGGAGTTGATGGGATCAAACAGGAGGACTGTGGTTCAATGTCAGCCTCTTCAGAAGGTACCAGTGCTGCTTCCAATGTGCCTGTCATCCTACAAATCCAGCCAATACAGATCAAACAGGAACCCAACCCTAGTGCTATTTCAGATTCTGTTGCCCAGAATACAGAATTCCAGCCAACGCTGGCCCAGCCGGATATCAAAATCGCCCAGCTCCTGGTCAACATCCAGGGGCAAACATTTGCCTTGGTGCCTCAGCTGCTCTCCCCGACAAATGTTGCCAGCGCCGGCAAAACTGGAATCACCGGTTCGTCCAAATTTGTGCGGATCGCTCCAGTTCCCATCGCCGCCAAGCCGATTGGACTTGGGGAAGGCGGGTTGAACGGGGTTTCCTCTTCAGGGGTCCTCGCAGGAGGTCAGAGGTACCAAAAGAGCGCAGTGGCAGACCTTATTAAAATGCACAAGTGCTCTTTTCCCGGCTGCAATAAAATGTACACCAAGAGCAGCCACCTCAAAGCCCACCTGAGGAGgcacactggagagaaacccttcGCCTGCACATGGCCTGGCTGTGGATGGAG GTTCTCCCGGTCCGACGAGCTATCCCGACACCGGCGTTCCCACTCCGGAGTGAAACCATACCAGTGCATCGTCTGCGAGAAGAAGTTTGCCCGCAGCGATCACCTGTCGAAACACCTCAAAGTCCATCGCTTTCCCCGAAGCAGCAGGACAGGACGCTCTGCAAACTGA